In Melospiza melodia melodia isolate bMelMel2 chromosome 11, bMelMel2.pri, whole genome shotgun sequence, the following proteins share a genomic window:
- the ARHGAP29 gene encoding rho GTPase-activating protein 29 isoform X5 has product MLRQNGGSNKRGLGLARLSTSNFFTISTAGNWAMGRSTKSSSLSSISSNSDCFDYPVVDPEYIMQVVNDVRKFADVLLYLREAFLSEENHDGLHQVVHERLGELLRVLKAVINKHQTLNSVDILSAAGTVIAKVKAVNFKEVNEENKRELFSEIFSSIDRLALNFGNVVSDFLMGDVDNGSSLGLPVSRRSRSFENLSVESGGSLHERDDIQGHLRAEEVDSMLLRNDSGIESALSYAKAWSKYTKDVVAWVEKKLSLEVECAKSLAKMAETAKAVVGHQDYMPFQSIFINAFQNDIENSQLWQQTAAALQSNKFVQPLLGRKNELDRQRKDIKDLWQREQKKMQELEAALRKAKLLYTQRQDEYEKAKSCTARAEEEQLSSSGSFVKDFNKQLEKKRRLEEEALQKAEEANEHYKASMAEVEEKRNYLESFKSDVLTQLRELIYQCDLTLKAATVNLFQLQHAQVVSLPVNCQSLCESAKLYDPGQQYSEFVKSLPKDGVPVESGCFETQNSQVDGVFNKQSTNSVHTSHGNLSQCSGDFPAQALDDVGSPIYHRSQKVREKRSSSNTDIPAVRGPPPFRSWSVGNQSGGMCSDSESAGGSSESRSMDSPSASPGDFKRRLPRTPSTGTMSSADDLDEREPPSPSDCGPFRNANMSKAAQTHKLRKLRAPSKCRECDGLVVFHGAECEECSLACHKKCLETLAIQCGHKKLHGRLHLFGVEFAQAAKSFPDGIPFIIKKCTSEIESRALNVKGIYRVNGAKSRVEKLCQAFENGKDLVELSELYAHDISNVLKLYLRQLPEPLILFRLYNEFIGLAKESQNANEELDAKQASPKAKTRQSLCIELNRIIIKIKDLLKQLPVPNYNTLQYLIGHLHRVTEQCDENKMSASNLGIIFGPTLIRPRQTDATVSLSSLVDYPYQARVVELLITYYEKIFDVSLKPLVSPSHAEETAGMVRVALSADEREPQQQRKSFVAVKEQGIQIVPCERASETAALFLESKNSKNTKEAADISVSGDVASPASEKDNDPFISLGEDPCQVNLVAVKPNRQMGKVPLRAPRTKAASRPVSLPVDRILPPCVLNERNSRNAGAVSSEKLGRSPTIEEVSEVKAVPAVDTCCRLPCYDSQMLRKTWDKQYKQYDITARTAMIVTNAPQEIRALESGTAGALSSSSSLGNNPAKAILPNKPYSVVGSGRTAAEENGPDVNPLAAFRPPRTLQPPPGTFYKPPSNKSKENGDGSSAKACAPTGASSVLPQDNTVKLARSSALLSGDEQNTNEQKSSSEDSHSTDLKPAYHRLRPKRIQELEHREAHFV; this is encoded by the exons AAAATCATGATGGCCTGCATCAAGTAGTTCATGAACGCCTGGGGGAGTTACTACGTGTTTTAAAAGCAGTGATAAATAAACATCAGACTCTAAATTCAGTTGATATTCTTAGTGCTGCAGGAACAGTTATTGCAAAAGTAAAAG cgGTGAACTTCAAAGAAGTTAATGAAGAAAATAAGAGAGAACTCTTCAGtgaaatattttcttccattGACAGATTGGCACTCAATTTTGGAAACGT TGTTTCAGACTTCCTTATGGGAGATGTAGACAATGGCTCGTCATTGGGGCTTCCTGTATCTCGGAGAAGTCGG TCTTTTGAGAATCTTTCTGTGGAGTCTGGGGGTTCACTGCATGAAAGGGATGATATTCAAG GACATCTTCGAGCAGAGGAGGTTGATAGCATGCTGCTAAGAAATGACAGTGGAATTGAGTCGGCTCTGTCCTATGCTAAAGCATGGTCCAAATATACCAAGGATGTAGTCGCATGGGTAGAAAAAAAGCTTAGCTTGG AAGTGGAGTGTGCTAAAAGTTTAGCAAAAATGGCTGAAACTGCTAAAGCTGTTGTTGGACACCAG GATTATATGCCATTCCAGTCAATATTCATTAATGCTTTTCAAAATGATATTGAGAACAGTCAACTTTGGCAACAAACAGCTGCTGCTCTCCAGTCTAACAAATTTGTGCAG CCTCTTCTTGGAAGGAAAAATGAGTTGGATAGACAAAGGAAAGATATCAAGGACCTTTGGCAGCGAGAACAGAAAAAAATG CAAGAGCTGGAAGCTGCTCTCAGAAAAGCCAAGTTGCTGTATACCCAGCGTCAGGATGAGTATGAAAAGGCAAAATCCTGCACTGCTCGTGCTGAGGAGGAACAGCTTAGCTCAAGTGGAAGCTTTGTGAAAGATTTCAACAAGCAACTTGAGAAAAAACGAAGGCTAGAAGAGGAAGCTCTTCAAAAG GCCGAAGAAGCCAATGAGCACTATAAAGCAAGCATGGCAGAggttgaagaaaaaagaaattatttggaaAGCTTTAAAAGtgatgttttaacacagcttcGGGAGCTTATTTACCAGTGTGATCTTACCCTTAAAGCT GCAACAGTTAACCTGTTCCAGCTGCAGCATGCTCAGGTTGTATCTCTGCCAGTTAACTGCCAGTCCCTGTGTGAGAGTGCCAAACTCTATGACCCTGGTCAGCAGTATTCAGAGTTTGTGAAAAGCTTGCCAAAGGATGGTGTTCCTGTTGAATCAGGTTGTTTTGAAACCCAGAATTCCCAGGTTGATGG ggTTTTTAATAAGCAATCAACAAACAGCGTCCATACATCCCATGGTAACTTATCTCAGTGTTCAGGAGATTTTCCTGCTCAGGCATTAGATGATGTGGGAAGCCCAATTTATCATCGTTCCCAAAAGGTTAGAGAGAAGAGGTCTTCCAGCAACACAGATATTCCAG CAGTGCGAGGCCCACCACCATTCAGATCATGGTCAGTTGGCAACCAGAGTGGGGGAATGTGCAGTGACTCTGAAAGTGCAGGGGGGAGCAGTGAGTCCCGGTCCATGGATTCTCCATCTGCCAGCCCAG GGGATTTTAAAAGACGACTTCCCCGAACACCTTCCACTGGGACTATGTCATCTGCAGATGATCTTGATGAAAGAGAGCCACCATCTCCTTCAGACTGTG gaccTTTTAGAAATGCTAATATGTCCAAAGCAGCACAAACACACAAACTACGGAAGCTGAGAGCTCCATCTAAATGCAGAGAATGTGACGGCCTAGTAGTATTTCATGGAGCTGAATGTGAGGAG TGTTCACTTGCATGCCATAAAAAATGTTTAGAGACTTTAGCTATTCAATGTGGGCACAAAAAACTTCATGGAAGGCTTCACTTATTTGGAGTGGAATTTGCCCAAGCTGCTAAAAGTTTTCCTGATGGCATTCCTTTCATCATCAAAAAGTGTACGTCAGAAATTGAAAGCAGAGCACTGAATGTCAAG GGCATCTATCGTGTGAATGGAGCCAAGTCAAGAGTTGAAAAGCTTTGTCAAGCTTTTGAAAATGGAAAGGATTTGGTTGAGCTCTCAGAACTCTATGCACATGACATCAGCAATGTTCTCAAGCTGTATCTCCGCCAG CTTCCAGAGCCCTTGATTTTGTTTCGGCTTTACAATGAGTTCATTGGACTTGCTAAAGAAAGTCAGAATGCTAATGAGGAATTGGATGCTAAACAAGCTAGCCCCAAAGCAAAGACAAGACAGTCACTCTGTATTGAACTGAACAGGATCATCATTAAAATTAAAGATCTTCTGAAACAACTGCCTGTACCAAATTATAACACTCTTCAGTACCTTATTGGACACCTTCACAG AGTTACAGAACAGTGCGATGAAAATAAAATGTCAGCCAGCAACCTTGGCATAATATTTGGCCCAACTCTGATCAGGCCACGTCAAACCGATGCTACGGTTTCTTTGTCATCACTTGTGGACTACCCTTACCAGGCCCGGGTCGTGGAGCTGCTCATAACGTACTATGAAAAGATATTTGATGTCTCCTTGAAACCACTTGTGAGCCCTTCTCATGCTGAAGAAACAGCTGGTATGGTCAGAGTTGCTTTATCAGCAGACGAGAGGGAGCCACAGCAGCAGAGGAAATCGTTTGTTGCTGTAAAGGAA CAGGGTATTCAAATAGTTCCATGTGAAAGAGCTTCAGAAACAGCTGCACTCTTTTTGGAATCGAAGAACAGCAAAAATACAAAAGAAGCAGCAGATATATCTGTATCTG GTGATGTTGCGAGTCCAGCTTCAGAGAAAGACAATGATCCATTCATTTCTCTAGGTGAAGACCCCTGTCAAGTGAACTTAGTTGCTGTGAAACCCAACCGTCAGATGGGCAAAGTTCCGTTGCGGGCTCCAAGGACAAAGGCGGCGTCTCGCCCTGTCAGCCTGCCTGTGGACCGAATACTGCCTCCGTGTGTTCTGAATGAAAGGAATTCACGAAATGCAGGGGCAGTCAGTTCAGAGAAGctgggcagaagccccactatTGAAGAAGTCTCAGAGGTGAAGGCAGTCCCTGCTGTTGATACCTGCTGCAGACTGCCTTGTTATGACAGCCAGATGCTGCGAAAAACTTGGGACAAGCAGTACAAACAGTATGATATCACAGCAAGGACAGCAATGATCGTGACTAACGCGCCCCAGGAGATCCGAGCACTCGAGAGTGGAACTGCAGGTGCTTTATCATCATCAAGCAGCCTTGGGAACAATCCAGCTAAAGCCATTCTTCCTAATAAGCCATATTCTGTTGTCGGGTCAGGAAGGACAGCAGCAGAAGAGAATGGTCCTGATGTTAATCCTCTTGCTGCCTTTAGGCCACCAAGAACATTGCAACCACCCCCAGGGACATTTTATAAACCACCCTCTAACAAATCAAAAGAAAATGGAGATGGTTCTTCTGCTAAAGCTTGTGCACCCACCGGTGCTAGCTCTGTGCTCCCCCAGGATAATACTGTGAAACTGGCTAGGAGCTCTGCACTTCTGTCAGGTGATGAACAAAACACAAATGAACAGAAATCTAGCTCAGAGGATAGTCACTCCACAGATCTGAAGCCTGCTTACCATAGACTGAGACCAAAAAGGATCCAAGAACTGGAACACAGGGAAGCTCATTTTGTATAG
- the ARHGAP29 gene encoding rho GTPase-activating protein 29 isoform X3 — MLRQNGGSNKRGLGLARLSTSNFFTISTAGNWAMGRSTKSSSLSSISSNSDCFDYPVVDPEYIMQVVNDVRKFADVLLYLREAFLSEENHDGLHQVVHERLGELLRVLKAVINKHQTLNSVDILSAAGTVIAKVKAVNFKEVNEENKRELFSEIFSSIDRLALNFGNVVSDFLMGDVDNGSSLGLPVSRRSRSFENLSVESGGSLHERDDIQGHLRAEEVDSMLLRNDSGIESALSYAKAWSKYTKDVVAWVEKKLSLEVECAKSLAKMAETAKAVVGHQDYMPFQSIFINAFQNDIENSQLWQQTAAALQSNKFVQPLLGRKNELDRQRKDIKDLWQREQKKMQELEAALRKAKLLYTQRQDEYEKAKSCTARAEEEQLSSSGSFVKDFNKQLEKKRRLEEEALQKAEEANEHYKASMAEVEEKRNYLESFKSDVLTQLRELIYQCDLTLKAATVNLFQLQHAQVVSLPVNCQSLCESAKLYDPGQQYSEFVKSLPKDGVPVESGCFETQNSQVDGVFNKQSTNSVHTSHGNLSQCSGDFPAQALDDVGSPIYHRSQKVREKRSSSNTDIPVRGPPPFRSWSVGNQSGGMCSDSESAGGSSESRSMDSPSASPGDFKRRLPRTPSTGTMSSADDLDEREPPSPSDCGLNDLTSETANSPGPFRNANMSKAAQTHKLRKLRAPSKCRECDGLVVFHGAECEECSLACHKKCLETLAIQCGHKKLHGRLHLFGVEFAQAAKSFPDGIPFIIKKCTSEIESRALNVKGIYRVNGAKSRVEKLCQAFENGKDLVELSELYAHDISNVLKLYLRQLPEPLILFRLYNEFIGLAKESQNANEELDAKQASPKAKTRQSLCIELNRIIIKIKDLLKQLPVPNYNTLQYLIGHLHRVTEQCDENKMSASNLGIIFGPTLIRPRQTDATVSLSSLVDYPYQARVVELLITYYEKIFDVSLKPLVSPSHAEETAGMVRVALSADEREPQQQRKSFVAVKEQGIQIVPCERASETAALFLESKNSKNTKEAADISVSGDVASPASEKDNDPFISLGEDPCQVNLVAVKPNRQMGKVPLRAPRTKAASRPVSLPVDRILPPCVLNERNSRNAGAVSSEKLGRSPTIEEVSEVKAVPAVDTCCRLPCYDSQMLRKTWDKQYKQYDITARTAMIVTNAPQEIRALESGTAGALSSSSSLGNNPAKAILPNKPYSVVGSGRTAAEENGPDVNPLAAFRPPRTLQPPPGTFYKPPSNKSKENGDGSSAKACAPTGASSVLPQDNTVKLARSSALLSGDEQNTNEQKSSSEDSHSTDLKPAYHRLRPKRIQELEHREAHFV, encoded by the exons AAAATCATGATGGCCTGCATCAAGTAGTTCATGAACGCCTGGGGGAGTTACTACGTGTTTTAAAAGCAGTGATAAATAAACATCAGACTCTAAATTCAGTTGATATTCTTAGTGCTGCAGGAACAGTTATTGCAAAAGTAAAAG cgGTGAACTTCAAAGAAGTTAATGAAGAAAATAAGAGAGAACTCTTCAGtgaaatattttcttccattGACAGATTGGCACTCAATTTTGGAAACGT TGTTTCAGACTTCCTTATGGGAGATGTAGACAATGGCTCGTCATTGGGGCTTCCTGTATCTCGGAGAAGTCGG TCTTTTGAGAATCTTTCTGTGGAGTCTGGGGGTTCACTGCATGAAAGGGATGATATTCAAG GACATCTTCGAGCAGAGGAGGTTGATAGCATGCTGCTAAGAAATGACAGTGGAATTGAGTCGGCTCTGTCCTATGCTAAAGCATGGTCCAAATATACCAAGGATGTAGTCGCATGGGTAGAAAAAAAGCTTAGCTTGG AAGTGGAGTGTGCTAAAAGTTTAGCAAAAATGGCTGAAACTGCTAAAGCTGTTGTTGGACACCAG GATTATATGCCATTCCAGTCAATATTCATTAATGCTTTTCAAAATGATATTGAGAACAGTCAACTTTGGCAACAAACAGCTGCTGCTCTCCAGTCTAACAAATTTGTGCAG CCTCTTCTTGGAAGGAAAAATGAGTTGGATAGACAAAGGAAAGATATCAAGGACCTTTGGCAGCGAGAACAGAAAAAAATG CAAGAGCTGGAAGCTGCTCTCAGAAAAGCCAAGTTGCTGTATACCCAGCGTCAGGATGAGTATGAAAAGGCAAAATCCTGCACTGCTCGTGCTGAGGAGGAACAGCTTAGCTCAAGTGGAAGCTTTGTGAAAGATTTCAACAAGCAACTTGAGAAAAAACGAAGGCTAGAAGAGGAAGCTCTTCAAAAG GCCGAAGAAGCCAATGAGCACTATAAAGCAAGCATGGCAGAggttgaagaaaaaagaaattatttggaaAGCTTTAAAAGtgatgttttaacacagcttcGGGAGCTTATTTACCAGTGTGATCTTACCCTTAAAGCT GCAACAGTTAACCTGTTCCAGCTGCAGCATGCTCAGGTTGTATCTCTGCCAGTTAACTGCCAGTCCCTGTGTGAGAGTGCCAAACTCTATGACCCTGGTCAGCAGTATTCAGAGTTTGTGAAAAGCTTGCCAAAGGATGGTGTTCCTGTTGAATCAGGTTGTTTTGAAACCCAGAATTCCCAGGTTGATGG ggTTTTTAATAAGCAATCAACAAACAGCGTCCATACATCCCATGGTAACTTATCTCAGTGTTCAGGAGATTTTCCTGCTCAGGCATTAGATGATGTGGGAAGCCCAATTTATCATCGTTCCCAAAAGGTTAGAGAGAAGAGGTCTTCCAGCAACACAGATATTCCAG TGCGAGGCCCACCACCATTCAGATCATGGTCAGTTGGCAACCAGAGTGGGGGAATGTGCAGTGACTCTGAAAGTGCAGGGGGGAGCAGTGAGTCCCGGTCCATGGATTCTCCATCTGCCAGCCCAG GGGATTTTAAAAGACGACTTCCCCGAACACCTTCCACTGGGACTATGTCATCTGCAGATGATCTTGATGAAAGAGAGCCACCATCTCCTTCAGACTGTG GTTTAAATGATCTCACATCTGaaactgcaaattctccaggaccTTTTAGAAATGCTAATATGTCCAAAGCAGCACAAACACACAAACTACGGAAGCTGAGAGCTCCATCTAAATGCAGAGAATGTGACGGCCTAGTAGTATTTCATGGAGCTGAATGTGAGGAG TGTTCACTTGCATGCCATAAAAAATGTTTAGAGACTTTAGCTATTCAATGTGGGCACAAAAAACTTCATGGAAGGCTTCACTTATTTGGAGTGGAATTTGCCCAAGCTGCTAAAAGTTTTCCTGATGGCATTCCTTTCATCATCAAAAAGTGTACGTCAGAAATTGAAAGCAGAGCACTGAATGTCAAG GGCATCTATCGTGTGAATGGAGCCAAGTCAAGAGTTGAAAAGCTTTGTCAAGCTTTTGAAAATGGAAAGGATTTGGTTGAGCTCTCAGAACTCTATGCACATGACATCAGCAATGTTCTCAAGCTGTATCTCCGCCAG CTTCCAGAGCCCTTGATTTTGTTTCGGCTTTACAATGAGTTCATTGGACTTGCTAAAGAAAGTCAGAATGCTAATGAGGAATTGGATGCTAAACAAGCTAGCCCCAAAGCAAAGACAAGACAGTCACTCTGTATTGAACTGAACAGGATCATCATTAAAATTAAAGATCTTCTGAAACAACTGCCTGTACCAAATTATAACACTCTTCAGTACCTTATTGGACACCTTCACAG AGTTACAGAACAGTGCGATGAAAATAAAATGTCAGCCAGCAACCTTGGCATAATATTTGGCCCAACTCTGATCAGGCCACGTCAAACCGATGCTACGGTTTCTTTGTCATCACTTGTGGACTACCCTTACCAGGCCCGGGTCGTGGAGCTGCTCATAACGTACTATGAAAAGATATTTGATGTCTCCTTGAAACCACTTGTGAGCCCTTCTCATGCTGAAGAAACAGCTGGTATGGTCAGAGTTGCTTTATCAGCAGACGAGAGGGAGCCACAGCAGCAGAGGAAATCGTTTGTTGCTGTAAAGGAA CAGGGTATTCAAATAGTTCCATGTGAAAGAGCTTCAGAAACAGCTGCACTCTTTTTGGAATCGAAGAACAGCAAAAATACAAAAGAAGCAGCAGATATATCTGTATCTG GTGATGTTGCGAGTCCAGCTTCAGAGAAAGACAATGATCCATTCATTTCTCTAGGTGAAGACCCCTGTCAAGTGAACTTAGTTGCTGTGAAACCCAACCGTCAGATGGGCAAAGTTCCGTTGCGGGCTCCAAGGACAAAGGCGGCGTCTCGCCCTGTCAGCCTGCCTGTGGACCGAATACTGCCTCCGTGTGTTCTGAATGAAAGGAATTCACGAAATGCAGGGGCAGTCAGTTCAGAGAAGctgggcagaagccccactatTGAAGAAGTCTCAGAGGTGAAGGCAGTCCCTGCTGTTGATACCTGCTGCAGACTGCCTTGTTATGACAGCCAGATGCTGCGAAAAACTTGGGACAAGCAGTACAAACAGTATGATATCACAGCAAGGACAGCAATGATCGTGACTAACGCGCCCCAGGAGATCCGAGCACTCGAGAGTGGAACTGCAGGTGCTTTATCATCATCAAGCAGCCTTGGGAACAATCCAGCTAAAGCCATTCTTCCTAATAAGCCATATTCTGTTGTCGGGTCAGGAAGGACAGCAGCAGAAGAGAATGGTCCTGATGTTAATCCTCTTGCTGCCTTTAGGCCACCAAGAACATTGCAACCACCCCCAGGGACATTTTATAAACCACCCTCTAACAAATCAAAAGAAAATGGAGATGGTTCTTCTGCTAAAGCTTGTGCACCCACCGGTGCTAGCTCTGTGCTCCCCCAGGATAATACTGTGAAACTGGCTAGGAGCTCTGCACTTCTGTCAGGTGATGAACAAAACACAAATGAACAGAAATCTAGCTCAGAGGATAGTCACTCCACAGATCTGAAGCCTGCTTACCATAGACTGAGACCAAAAAGGATCCAAGAACTGGAACACAGGGAAGCTCATTTTGTATAG